From the Mercenaria mercenaria strain notata unplaced genomic scaffold, MADL_Memer_1 contig_4454, whole genome shotgun sequence genome, the window ataaaacaaaattatttattgtaatattgaTTAGACAACAAACTTTAATGtctatttaaggtagttctgcacgtttggatcgaaattatttctacaatgtagaatttgattaaacactgatttttcaaaacttcagaatatacctagaaaattaagcaaataaaaaagatagggtcgtgtgcttgattttttgctagactgatttgaaaaatagggacctcacgcaatattttataatgagagtctatgggaaaatcataactttcttaacattttcgcgaatagaaatttttctacaatgtatattttgatgaaacttctcacagttgtaaataaagacatggcctataatttgatgaaataaaatatataggtccgtgcgcttatttttgagatatttgaccatgattaaagtaaaccggacatttcacgctaattttaggacgttattttgaattatttaacatgtaatatgttttaatatcatattttgactttacaatatagcaacagtaccattgtaataaatttactcacaggttgcaattaattcataaaatgattttctgttccgtacgccgaatccagtctttattctacgttttccggaaaaatggcgtcacgccgtcacttccggtttatcaaacgtgcagaactaccttaatgtctATTTTATGCTACATgttaccaaaataaaatttatgacattttggATGAAATGGTACACATATtgaaaaaatctgatttttttttgggcCTACATGGGGCCGTGTCCTACAAAAATTACTTTGAACCGCTTCATCACAGCTATACAAAACCAGAATGTTAAATGTTATGTACCCTATAATAATCATTCAAAGCCATATTTACACCGGTAAAATATAAATACTCAAACTTAACTGGAAGTAAGAAATCTTCATTGGGGCCGTGTCCTACACATCTTTTGTGGACAGCCCAACTGCTGGTTTTAACACCAAATGTCTAAGTTATATCTGTATATATACCTTCAAAACCATTGACATTCTAAAACGTCGTTTTTGTGCTACATTATAACACACTGCAATTTTTTATAAAGATAACATGTCAACTAATAGATATACGACCATGTAAATGTCTTCATTGAGATAACGTTTTGTATACGCATCGCAGAATATGCCTTAAGCGctgtattttttatgcccccgaagggatgCATATTAGTTTCCAACTGtccgttaactttttgcataaaggcactttactcgcgaactttggggtcaccaggtcaaaggtcaaggtcaccaggtcaaaggtcaaggcgctgcggggcatttgtcaccattagtgacagctcttgtttttattagctcacctgagccaaaggctcatggtgagcttttgtgaccgctcaatgtccgtcgtgcgtcgtgtgtccgtcaacaattcctaaaaaatcttcttcttgaaaaccactgggcagaattacactaaacttcacaggaatgatccttgggtggtcacctttcaaaattgttcaaaaagtcGAATTCcaatcagaactctggttgtcatcgcaaccaaaaggaaaaacttaaaaaatcttcttgtccaaaaccactgggcctaaggctttggtatttggtatgtagcatcatatagtagttctctaccaagactgttcaaattatttccctagggtcaaatatggccccgtcccgggggtctaatggtttatatagacttaaataggaacaGACCCTAGAAATCTTCTCatttgaaaccacaagacctaggcctttgatatttggtatgtagcattgcgtTATGGTTCTCTACTAAGAATGTTCAAATTTTGCTCCTAGGGTGAAAAGAGCCCCTGCCTTttgggtaccaagttttacataaacttatataggaaaaacttttaaaatcttttttgtctggaactgcaaggcctaggcttttgatatttggtatgtagcattgccaagtggtcctttatcaagattttttttttaaaatcatgctcctgaggtgaaaagaggccccacccagggggacccaagttttacatatataggaaaaaaacttcaaaaatcttcttgcctgaaactgcaaagtcaaggcttttgatatttggtggcattgcctagtggtcctctactataattgttcaaattatgcccctggggtgaaaagaggccctgccctgggaataccaagttttatatagacttatttagggaaacaaatcttcttgtctgaaagttcaagactTAAGCTTAATGAAAAAAGGGAAACAACCAGAATTCTTGGTGCGTTGGGTCCACCCAATGCTTGATCTGGGTAacattattatacgcccgaagggacgtactATGTTATATccccggtgtctgtctgtctgtccaacCGTACgtccgagcccacatttgcatacttaagtggctataggaacaataggtaacagtactttttctttgatatcattCATTCCTTAAGGCTCTTacgtggctatttttcttttacgtggctaaaagaacaatagagagaaaaAGGATTAGCCACATAAATACACATATGTAGGcacttccgtctgtccgtccatctgttagaaatttcgtgtccgctctgtaactcttgaaccccttgaaggatttcaaaaacaacttgacacaaatgttcaccacaccgagacgacgtgcagagtgcatgttccggatgactcgcttcaaggtcaaggttacacttacgggttaaaggtcatatcagtttgtttcgtgtccgctctgtaacttttgaacttctgatgtaaccctttgggctTAAATtaccccgcttggcggagctcttgtttcaaagttattacagctgGTCTGattcttaaactttaaaaaagtatcaCCTAACCTGTCTTGTcgtctgttgctaattctgtattgcaaatgatgaaatatttcaaaattgtgtaaCAAAAATCAAACGTATAAACCTATCTTTTTTTGATTTGTTGAATTTTAAAGCGTATTTTGAAGTGATAAAAAAGTCGGGGTGTACTCAAAGTTGACATTGAGGGAAAAAAAGAGCTGTATTCTAAAGCTGTCTTAATGTATCATTACTGATTTTCCACCGACAGATGATAGGCAAAAACACTTCAGCGCAACACATCAAGAAGCAAGAGTTATACTGAGAGAGGGAGAAACTCGCCAAGTTGCTTATGTTCCCCGTGATTATTTGATTTGGtagggggaggggtgggggggggggggggaaggggcaACGTacagtgaaattgaaaataccaCAAATTTGTCTTGATACCAGTGCAAAAAAATCATGCTTGCATAAAATATACTTtcttcactggatccgcccatgtattaacgggagaaaaatcgtgtgcaaacaagtcATTTCACGTGCtgaatacccgatttttattttcgAAACGCTTTCCCAGGGACATATATGTATTTCTGTGTAGATTGACAtttggtatctgcgtcttgtttctttcataaaaaccttcttgaagcataaaagatgcaatctaaaccatagaatgttttgctgtatcagtaactaacgccaaatgcgctgccccaaCAATGTTAGTACTTGTTTCTTCCCTTATTTTAattccccttttagaactcggcgtcgattcagattttgtagacaaccgtgaatatTAAAGAATCACGtgtaacctgtgcgattctttgtttttagaaatcatatttatgattttggtaaatatcagtcggtatgtttttatctaatttctcgaagaattcatataaacagcttggaagcttgacactacgttcgtactcatccgtattCTTAattgtgtccgtactcaatataactcggatgtaaagttattattcttggaATTATGCTCGAGTGCACCAACTTGTgaagtgatatgaacaattattggtagttttatgtttgtaataacgagacataaaaaaaattgtttaaaaacctGAAGGATGCGCTTTTgacagtgttgtttatttctgggccctggatacggatattcaaaacatgtttaccgtttccaagaacaacaagaatggtaaataaaagatgtaccggaaacgtcaagtcatcacatatgaaaacaatacataaagtcgtcggtcacaaacaatcccgtaggcttctgcagacgttaatacacaaaaaacgtgtattaacTCGACATTAATCACAATTTTGAGAAGTTTAGAGctgacactaaattttgagacaaaaattgCCCAAAATAATGGGGAAGGGAAAGAGTGTCTTGACcatttattttttctgcaaattGCAGCTCAATCCAGATGCTTGGTTAACCCAGAATTTCTTTTCTAGCTTGTGTTAGGCATGTACCAGCACATCCTGATGCCATTGTGCGTAAATAACCACTGGGTGTTGTTGGTTGCTGAAGTTCAGAAAAGAACAGTTGGAGTTTTGGATTCACTGAATAGAGACAACACTGCAATTATCAACAAGTTCTGGTAAGCTATTGTAACATGGAATGACTTTTACACAAGagacttttcttaaaaatatatgaacTTGCAAAAGTAAAATCAAGCTGCAAGAAATTAAATTATGCTGAAAGACATAACATAAATAACCTGAAACTTCAGTTGAATCTGGGTCTGTACccagattttttttagttttggtgcattttgtaTTATCTGTGTTATGATTTTTTTAAGCCATTTTCGTGATCCAGAATTGTTTTGCGGACAAAATAATACCCATTGAAAACTGAGTTAATTGCCACATTTTAACACCATTTCACTAgctgtctttaaaatattttttattcaagctGACTTTACCTTTCGAGTGATTGAACAACACCAGGaatgttttacaatatatgagaataaaatattttacttttggtTTCCAGTGAGTTCATGATGCACAGAGGAGCAGTGACTGATGCAGATTTAGCAGACGGTTGGGTTAAGGTTAACTTGAAATCCAGTGCACAGAAAGATGGATGCAGTTGTGGGGTTTTTGTTCTCAATGGTAAGTTTAATGAACTATTACTCATGCTCTTTCATAATTGTCCTGCAATTAATCTAAGATTTAATACTCTCTGACACAAGGCCTTCGAACAGTTGTTCTGTTGCTCAGGAATGGTAACGTGATACTTCACACTGAGATGACATTAGGGCAAATGTAAAAAGTGACTGCTAAACAAATACTTTCAGTTGAATCTAATACCTCCTGTCTAGGATATAACCTTATTTTTCAACATTATGCCATTAGGTTATCAATACTGTGTCTTGGCAATAATTGTATTTGTTTTGACAAGAGAAAAGTCTTGAGATGTAAAAGTTAAACCATTTATAGATGATATTTGCATTGTGTTAAATGAGATTTTAAGCCACTTCTTCGTCTTTATTAGTctaatattatatcaatttagcAGTTTACTGTATTGAGATATATAGACAGTAGTAAACAACTGTTATCAAATCCAAGCAGAAAACATTGTCTCCAGTAAACAGACCTGTGGAATTGAGTGCATTTTAGTGTAATCATTCAGTTAGgttatttatttcatgtaataacAGTTGTTCAACATTTATGACAATGATTGTTGATAATATGAAGTCCCTTTTCAGAACGCTGAATGTGTGGTAAATGAAAAAGATCCACTAAGGATGCGACAGGTTCATCCTGATAACTTCAGGGAATATGTCAGGAACCGTCTGATAGGAGAAGGTGTCCCATGTGGTACAACTAAATGTGATGGCCTGTTTTCCCGGAAAACGAGAGGGCCATCAAACTGGATACAATGTGATATATGTCATAGATGGTGGCACAAGGTCTGCGGCAATGTTGACAGGAAACTTGTGATTGAGGAGTACTTCTGTGTGATATGTGAAGCACAATATTATTGACTTTTGTTACTGCTCAAATTTCTAACGATATTTATGGGTTTACAGAGACAATTTATTATAGTACGTGAAATGTTTAAAAAGGACACTGCGAGCTTTGAATTTATAGAAGATTCATTCCAGTATTATTGGTGATGGAACACTTTTTATGGATTAATTTCTGCTATCAACCTGGacatgtttttacatcagttGCCGTCATCATGAAGTTTGCCAAAaccatgtttcaaaattacaaaagaGAATGTTCCAACAGAAACATCTTTCACATTTTTAATGCATGTATTACTTAGTTGTTGATTTATGCATTTCTTTGTCTAGGCAGATGAAAATGTAGTATTTTCTTTGCCTATTGAAGAGGTTCATAATACAGTAACTCCAATCTAAGTGtactgtttgggatttcactcagtcaaactagagtaatggcccttgacctagtgaaaaatatacatagattacttaaaagtttgtgttgcatatatgaaaaaaatcacaCAAGGTCATGAAAcaatataggaatattattcagcttGTGAGTATGTGCACCTGAGTGTTTTCTTTGGTTCATTCTGAGGCACCACAGCTATAGCCTTTGACGTGGTAAAAAATacaagtaaattcgatgaattggtatcccccgccgaaagggtttgtggtgaggaatggcaaaaaaatatatccggcaaacaGTTAAGGATGTtattaagaagcaaataatttcattagtcaaaatcaatttaacagaaaacaaatgtttaataaaagagtacataataaatgtatgatactttgatcctgactaaagaatttattttgaatgggatatgcttactgtagtaagcttagcttttaaaattaaatgcagttaattgaaatgtgagcttgaagtttaactggaacgaaatattgtctttgagtggtttggcaccaggtgttggtgggggaatggtacaacttgcatgttgataaataatcatggaaggtttgaaaaaaatctaaaataagaaataaaaaaaaacaaaaattggaggtgggtgggggggagggggtgtgaccaaggcaagtgggtgaccaggtgtgggtgcgcaacttcacatgtttataataaatattcacagtaaagaatgaaagaaatttaatgaaattctgccaaatggtaaatttgttatgtacaaatatgtggatttttaaaaaattaaagggcaataactctaaagttacaaaagagaccgttcgaaattgtgtgtgcacaaccaaaTTATAGTGctataaattctgttaaagtttcatagttcaaggtcaaatatatcaaaagttatgatgcagaaattgccatatctatagatctatagtaccctatatagttaacactggaaacttctaagggccataattctagcgttacttgggcaatctgtctgaaacttgatgggccccataacctcatagtggtgaacatgtatatgaagtttgtttaaaaaaatttaaataaggattttttttttttggtgaggGGGGTCCTTTGGATAGGGAGggactctggtgttacttgggcaatctgactgaaacttgacgggccgcaagaactcatagtggtgaacatgtataataaatattcccaactatttcctagatatggctccagacggacggaaggacggacggacggacgttctaacgaaacggtctttatgtgactcccccattgttctctctattgttctaacagtcacataaaaagaaaaatagtcacataaacagaacggaatgaatgacatcaaagagaaagtaccgttatgcagtcacttaaccatcatttcgcgggcacggaaagacggacggaaggacggacggaccaaccgacaacgccaaaactataacccttcgactttcgtcgggggataataagggacataaacagttttttattgtactttacctagagtcataaaacattacaggaCTGTTACATGGCATGTGAACTTGTGCACCTGGTATTTCGTTTGGCTAGGGCAGAGTGTGTGTggaatttattgtaaaatagaGTCAGAAAGCCATGACAGTGAATCTTTGTTCTAAGGATATACATCTAGTTGTTTTGTATTCACTTGAAACTATTATGACCCTTTGGTACATTTGGTTtatcttacttgtttgttttagCTTAAATGTACACACTGTGACAGTCAAATACACATTAAGCAACTTCACTTCAttaaaggacctcggacattttcctattcagattgcctatccgattaaggaaaaattgacatagggatagacttctgaaattgcatagttatgatagttgaagaccatttcttgataaatgcgacttcattttacaagtttatgaacaaaaaagaagactttgtaggcatttctcattctcttttctattaaaatatgaacataaatcatttttacgtcttaaacatctttcccaccagtgacgcaacaaaatagttcacatgcctttgtaaattattattatatatgtaggctgcaaaaatggcacttggtcacaggtgggaaagtgtttaaaattgaaaaaaactacgtacagggtgtcagcaaataaatgtttacataaatatttgacacttattgcatgtgtttcctaaaccttacatatatacagctttattcatttttgtaaatatttcaagcacagaaaacactaaactaaataaataagggacatagaaagtgaagctagaaagcagacagatccttattagtacatcttatgaatttttcaatcagatctgttacctcttgacagtctaagtccgtcgattgagtgttatcatgattgagacaactgcatctgccataagtcaagaaccaagcaagtggcttcgacatattacatatgtgtcttcgacgtaaacatgacaaagaaatacagacgaacttctatgggaatagggCCACTTAggtgcatttttttactttttgtaggacacagttgaagcgaacttagaatgcattttaagagcaacatttgcttttattcgatccaggatcctataccctaacagaactacaccagacaccatctcattaactaacctaattgctcccagaacttacactgacacccatagaactaatactgactcgcccataactaacactgacacccccagaattaacatcaattcgctcacacgtctgaaacttatatcgaagccaaccgaaatactagtaaggacctcaaagaacaaacacagacaccccaagaatatctatataaatgttgatactagctagtgaagttccactgatataaaatgctaaaagtaaggcatccctgaacccgcagtggaataggcagtctcctgcacccctccgtttcaactgaaaaaagCCAACTAcaccaatgtatggccagctacaccactgcatgtattcaataataatcctccacataatgcccggtcagtattgtacatgtgtataaatacagtatagcaatagatgtatagaaaacgaacaataggatatgatcaatgcatcagtgttatcatgggcactcgggtggaaataactgaagtacagttagggaccaaatgttttgttccacttttattttttccgtttcgtttattttcaaaaatgtcaataaaactgataatctgcatggtatcagtttatttattgtgttcaaatatttcatagtagacataccttaaataccaatgcttattttaactaaaaacacacattttaaatttttcaaaaatatgacccttagttacaaactgtccgaatttcaagaaaacgaatataaaataaaactattttttgtgacagtttgataggaatataacttatttatcagtatttgaagccgTTATATAAAAccatcagctactgaagtcaagaactagcattgaacttagggcaaaatccctagcataatgtccgatgtcctttgttTCTGATTTATGAATCATCAGGTATTCATAATGTCAACATGTTGTATAGTAAGTTACCAGTAGTAAGAAAATATAAGTCAATTTTATAAttgcttttttatcaaaattatttattgcagCGAGTATCACACTATAACTTCTGTTACACAACCCTGTGCCATACACTtcacgttttttttaaaaaaaatctttctattGGCAGTGTAAGAAGTTAGAACTATTAACGTTTGTTTGATTACTCAGAGTTACACTTCTAAATTGCTCCTGTTTAATGTCAAAAAGTTACTTTGTTGTTCTGGGACAACTTATATATGAAACAAATTCAAACAGCTGGCTTACCTTTGCCTGGTCATAGTGTTATGTGGTGTTCTAAGTAAATTTATGTGTAGTTTGGCAATTTATTCATCCAGAATACTGAATAATAGATAAATGCAAAAGTGTTTTGGAGATCATTTCATGTTTACATTGTAGTgtctagatacatgtatatgcatggcaaccaaagttatgcatggaattcaattcttcgaaCAATATTTacagagcttcacccaaggaacgtTCCTGTGAAGTTAGGATGAAATTGGCTTAGCGGTTTATGaaaagatgtcgtttaaagtaaaggTTTACGGAcggcggacgacggacaacggacgacggacgccggacggtgagtgatcctaataggtcaccctgagcctttggctctggtgagctaaaaatccaataTGCTTTTAAGCTATAACTAGTTACTACTatcctgaaataaaaaatgtcttaTATTAAGGGATTTAGAATTCATTTCTGAGTATTAATATTATGTGACAGGTACATGTGTGTTCATTATGGCTTCAAGCACAAAATGTTATGTTTCCACGCAAATAGATAATCAGCTTATACAGAATAACTGTTTCCcttaaatagaaatttaatccgaatattattatgtttaagtatGCACGCATGTGTTTTCCCCATCATTTTCGCCCCTGGATTGTTAATATTCATATCAGTCCcatttcaataaataatatagaaAGAAACTAAAAACTTGagactattctaaaaagaaagacagaGTTATTCTGTTAAAGTATGTGACTTTGATGCACCCCCAccccgaattgatacgcgcctaaatacccaattatttatacccgttgatgcagatattattcctgaataattttatgtatcatattggtATTAATGTTTAAAACTAAGACCGCCCGTGTGATTATCACGGCTATATCCGAAACCgcgtgattctcacgccgccgcgtaattaTCACAATAGGCTTATACGAAAACTTTTTTACGAcaacttttaatatgaaatactttactaCTTTTcccatattttattcaaaaatgttgCTTTGATGCTCAAATCGgagttgctacgcacctgaatattaaaaaaagattACGCCAGTAAATGCTGGGatcattcctgaaaaaaaattatacattgtattttatatatgtctTAAACAAACAACGTCCGTGTGATTTTAACGGCCACACGCCGATCCGCAAAAAATGCCTAATAACCGTCCCTGCCCAgtttttttcaatgaatcaacTCGTCGATAAAAGATTTGATTTTAAagcactgattctggtatgccaggtatgtggcctatggggatgataaggtctgcgtattggcggtaagggccaatatacaagacCATGTTGAACGAACTAGTTTAAAATTCTCAGAAACCGCATCttgactggaccattgataggcTTGCTTCTTTTTTATCAAGATTCAAGATTTTTattggctcaaacattttacaatgtctatCGCCATACTACAATCGATGGcggttatatatacaaaatatgagaaAAGTATGTTACTACAAATGTGTTAGAGacatatataaaattgacatatagTAATAGTTAATTCCATTCACACTGAGACTAAGAAACACATATtttaacagacaaacaaacacacTAGTATACTGCCTACTGTAATCATTTACAACGttatttacaacattttataaatagtaTCTATACTAATTAATTAATGATTCACGTTTGATAGTCGCTAAGTAGATAAACTTAGCTGTTTTGTTCACTAGCTGAACACGCGTTGTATTCATAagacttttgaatttattaatattAGGCCATGCACAATAATAATTAGGTAAACATTCGTATCTGAGTTCTCTATACTTAGGACACACTAAAAGAAAGTGATATTCTGTTTCTATTTGATTCATATTACAATTACTGcatattctattatttctttcaatatttctatatCTTCCTTCttcaataaataatttatgtGCTGAACATCTTAACCTAGTAAAAGCTATTCTATGTTTCTCATTCCATATCAGACTAAGATACCTTTCTACActaaaatcacatttaaacataCAATACGTTTCTAATTTTGGAGAATTCCTAATTTCGCTAAACCACTGTTGTAAGTATTGATCATGAACTCTTTGAATAACTGCATTTAACTGTATATTTGTAATATCCTGACTATTCCATAAAAATGCAAAACCTAAACTCTCAAGAAGATCTTTCACTTGAACTGACCACTTGTTTATATGATTTCTATGAGCATCCTTTATATCGAACAACCTGTACATCAATGAATATGGGTTTTTCAAAATTCTGTACCAAAACTTAAGTATGCttatttttctcaaaacaatCATGGGAACTCTTCCAAGTTCGCCATAGACTGCTAAG encodes:
- the LOC128553894 gene encoding uncharacterized protein LOC128553894, yielding MYQHILMPLCVNNHWVLLVAEVQKRTVGVLDSLNRDNTAIINKFCEFMMHRGAVTDADLADGWVKVNLKSSAQKDGCSCGVFVLNVPFQNAECVVNEKDPLRMRQVHPDNFREYVRNRLIGEGVPCGTTKCDGLFSRKTRGPSNWIQCDICHRWWHKVCGNVDRKLVIEEYFCVICEAQYY